A stretch of the Parafrankia discariae genome encodes the following:
- a CDS encoding ABC transporter permease produces SDTPVSRLSGGQKKRTSVALELLTRPSLLFLDEPTSGLDPANDQSVMETLKGLAKGGGVGSADESGRTVIVVTHSVLFLDLCDYILVLAPGGHVAYFGPSGGALSFFGKEDFREFAAVFRELESTPGAEMAARFRASEYFVPSAVVAPVARKAPAELPGVRQQPVTAQLSTLTRRYLRVVLADASYLRMIIAFPFLLGIIPRVIPAPDGLKTLPDAPNPDAIKVLVVLVLCACFMGMANSVREIVKERDIYRRERTIGLSRAAYLGSKIIVLTGITTLQCAICTLIGLAGRTPPEASLLASPLIECLVAVIVAALASMMIGLLVSTLADNADKIMPILVLVTMAQLVLSGGLVSLSGRPVMEQVAWIAPARWGFAALASTDDLNNVSKLGNEMLRTDPTDRRWEHSADTWLLDIVLGVGLASAALAVTSVLLRRIDPRMSRPTRRPVSAAPVGPRPDPSVRGNAGR; encoded by the coding sequence ATTCCGACACCCCGGTGAGCCGGCTGTCGGGTGGGCAGAAGAAGCGGACGTCGGTGGCGCTGGAGCTGCTGACCCGGCCGTCGCTGCTGTTCCTGGACGAGCCGACGTCGGGGCTGGACCCGGCGAACGACCAGTCGGTGATGGAGACGCTGAAGGGCCTGGCCAAGGGCGGCGGGGTCGGTTCGGCGGACGAGAGCGGCCGCACGGTCATCGTCGTCACGCACAGCGTGCTGTTCCTGGACCTGTGCGACTACATCCTGGTCCTCGCCCCGGGTGGGCACGTGGCCTACTTCGGCCCGTCGGGTGGCGCGTTGAGCTTCTTCGGCAAGGAGGACTTCCGCGAGTTCGCGGCGGTCTTCCGGGAGCTGGAGAGCACCCCGGGCGCCGAGATGGCGGCCCGGTTCCGCGCCTCGGAGTACTTCGTACCCTCCGCCGTCGTCGCGCCGGTCGCACGCAAGGCACCGGCCGAACTCCCCGGCGTCCGCCAGCAACCGGTGACCGCGCAGCTCTCGACGCTCACGCGACGATATCTGCGAGTGGTACTCGCCGACGCCTCCTACCTGAGGATGATTATCGCGTTCCCGTTTCTGCTGGGCATCATCCCCCGGGTGATCCCGGCTCCGGACGGACTGAAAACCCTGCCGGACGCGCCTAATCCGGACGCGATCAAAGTGCTCGTCGTCCTGGTGCTGTGCGCGTGTTTCATGGGAATGGCGAACTCGGTCCGCGAGATCGTCAAGGAACGCGACATCTACCGGCGGGAACGAACGATCGGCCTGTCCCGGGCGGCCTACCTCGGCTCGAAGATCATCGTTCTCACCGGCATCACCACACTCCAGTGCGCGATCTGCACCCTGATCGGTCTCGCCGGCCGCACGCCGCCTGAGGCGTCCCTGCTGGCCTCGCCACTGATCGAATGCCTCGTCGCCGTCATCGTCGCGGCGCTGGCGTCCATGATGATCGGCCTGTTGGTCTCGACTCTCGCGGACAACGCCGACAAGATCATGCCCATCCTGGTGCTGGTGACCATGGCGCAGCTCGTGCTCTCCGGCGGCCTGGTGTCGCTGTCCGGCCGGCCGGTGATGGAGCAGGTCGCCTGGATCGCCCCCGCACGGTGGGGATTCGCGGCGTTGGCTTCCACCGATGACCTGAACAACGTCTCCAAGCTCGGCAACGAGATGCTGCGCACCGACCCGACGGACAGGCGCTGGGAGCACAGCGCGGATACCTGGCTGCTCGACATCGTGCTGGGCGTCGGTCTGGCCAGCGCGGCGCTCGCGGTGACGTCGGTCCTGCTGCGTCGCATCGACCCCAGGATGTCTCGTCCGACCAGACGTCCGGTGTCCGCGGCTCCTGTGGGGCCGCGGCCGGATCCTTCAGTCCGCGGGAATGCGGGCAGGTAG